A region from the Rheinheimera mangrovi genome encodes:
- the rnhA gene encoding ribonuclease HI — protein sequence MRKTVAIYTDGSCLGNPGPGGYGVVLRYQQHQKEMSAGYKQTTNNRMELLAAIVGLESLKQPCEVDLTTDSQYVRLGITQWLANWKKNNWKTSQKEPVKNQDLWRRLDLACQGHKVNWHWVKGHAGHPENERCDELARVAATHQATAVDEGFQPSA from the coding sequence ATGCGTAAAACAGTAGCTATCTATACAGACGGTTCTTGTCTTGGAAACCCCGGTCCGGGCGGTTATGGCGTGGTGTTACGCTACCAGCAACACCAAAAAGAAATGTCTGCAGGCTATAAACAAACCACTAATAATCGGATGGAGTTACTGGCTGCTATTGTAGGTCTGGAAAGTTTAAAACAACCTTGTGAGGTCGATTTAACCACAGACAGCCAATATGTGCGTTTGGGTATTACCCAGTGGCTAGCGAACTGGAAAAAAAACAACTGGAAAACTAGTCAGAAAGAGCCTGTGAAAAATCAGGACTTATGGCGCCGTTTAGACCTTGCTTGTCAGGGCCATAAAGTGAATTGGCATTGGGTCAAAGGCCATGCAGGACATCCGGAGAACGAACGTTGTGATGAACTGGCCCGCGTTGCTGCAACCCATCAGGCCACAGCAGTGGACGAGGGTTTTCAGCCTTCCGCTTGA
- the dnaQ gene encoding DNA polymerase III subunit epsilon: protein MLKRQIVLDTETTGLSPQEGHRIIEIGCVELINRRLTGNNFHVYLQPDRLIDQEAIAVHGITNEFLIGKPRFAEIAQQFCQYIAGAELVIHNAVFDVGFINHEFNLLRPALAPVTDICGVLDTLKMAREAHPGQKNNLDALCRRYDINNSHRTLHGALLDAEILADVYLAMTGGQVSLNLANDEQAAAQQNVVVGQLKRTSRLPVVFASETELQSHEQRLDLVQKKGGSCLWRN from the coding sequence ATGCTGAAAAGACAGATAGTACTCGACACCGAAACCACAGGTTTAAGCCCGCAGGAAGGCCATCGCATCATTGAAATTGGTTGCGTGGAGCTGATTAACCGCCGCCTGACCGGCAATAATTTCCATGTCTATTTGCAGCCTGACAGATTGATTGATCAGGAAGCCATAGCGGTTCATGGTATAACCAATGAATTTTTAATTGGTAAACCACGTTTTGCCGAAATAGCTCAGCAGTTTTGCCAGTACATAGCTGGTGCTGAACTAGTGATCCATAACGCCGTGTTCGACGTTGGTTTTATCAATCACGAGTTTAATCTGCTACGCCCTGCGCTCGCACCTGTCACAGACATCTGTGGGGTGCTGGATACGTTAAAAATGGCGCGTGAGGCGCACCCAGGGCAGAAAAATAACCTCGATGCCCTATGCCGTCGTTACGACATCAACAACAGCCACCGTACCTTACACGGCGCCTTGTTGGATGCTGAAATTCTGGCTGATGTCTATCTGGCGATGACAGGTGGCCAGGTCAGCTTAAATTTAGCCAATGACGAGCAAGCAGCTGCCCAACAAAATGTAGTGGTAGGGCAACTTAAACGCACCAGTCGTTTACCTGTGGTGTTTGCCTCTGAAACCGAATTGCAGTCGCACGAGCAACGTCTGGATCTGGTACAGAAAAAAGGAGGGAGCTGCTTGTGGCGAAATTAA
- a CDS encoding DUF2750 domain-containing protein gives MGEYSHDPVFQNFIAEAKTHGVVWTLANGEDLLVVESVDFEDTDVMPFWSSQEAALVHCSEEWSDYKPEAIPLDVFCEGWLQEMYDDGVLIGTNWDESLNGPEVEPREILEALALVQ, from the coding sequence ATGGGCGAATATTCACATGATCCGGTGTTTCAAAATTTTATTGCTGAAGCCAAAACTCATGGTGTGGTTTGGACTTTAGCCAATGGCGAAGATTTATTGGTGGTTGAGTCTGTTGATTTTGAAGACACAGACGTGATGCCATTCTGGTCTAGCCAGGAAGCGGCTTTAGTACACTGCTCTGAAGAATGGTCTGACTACAAACCAGAAGCTATTCCACTGGATGTATTTTGTGAAGGCTGGTTGCAAGAAATGTACGATGACGGCGTACTGATCGGCACCAACTGGGATGAATCTTTAAATGGCCCTGAAGTAGAGCCGCGTGAAATTTTAGAAGCTTTGGCTTTAGTGCAATAA
- a CDS encoding IS3 family transposase (programmed frameshift): MTTKRFPEEFKIEAVKQITERGHSVASVAKRLDISTNSLYLWLKKYGSNSEHYQQVSEQEAKIRELEKQLKRVTMERDIFKGGRRVLCRGVKEKYTFIKSRLAHYPVQLMCQVLNIQRSGLYAWLKQPHSGRTLEDNRLLGLIKHSWLESGCVYGYRKVTSDLKDLGERCSKNRVARLMKQETLSAQVGYRRRKGHYHGKPAVVAQNVLQREFDVTEPNRVWVTDITYIKTHEGFLYLAVVLDLFSRQVVGWSMQPRMDADVVLKALLMAIWRRKPKQEVLVHSDQGSQFTGYEWQGFLKEHNLKASMSRRGNCHDNACAESFFQLLKRERVRRKVYVTREEAKSDIFNYIEMFYNIKRKHGYSGDLPPAVFEKQYFMRQQTV; the protein is encoded by the exons ATGACGACAAAACGGTTTCCAGAAGAATTTAAGATTGAAGCAGTCAAGCAAATTACGGAGCGCGGCCATTCTGTGGCGAGCGTTGCGAAGCGTTTAGACATCTCTACAAACAGTCTTTACCTGTGGCTTAAAAAATACGGCAGCAACAGCGAACATTATCAACAGGTTTCTGAGCAGGAAGCCAAGATCCGTGAGTTAGAGAAACAACTGAAACGGGTGACGATGGAACGCGATATAT TTAAAGGAGGCCGCCGTGTACTTTGCCGTGGAGTCAAAGAAAAGTACACGTTCATAAAATCCAGACTGGCTCACTATCCGGTGCAACTGATGTGTCAGGTGCTGAATATTCAGCGCAGCGGGTTGTATGCATGGTTAAAACAGCCACATTCTGGCCGGACCTTGGAAGACAACCGCTTGTTAGGGTTAATTAAGCATTCGTGGCTGGAAAGTGGCTGTGTTTATGGCTATCGCAAAGTCACCAGCGATTTGAAAGATTTAGGCGAACGATGCAGTAAAAACCGCGTGGCCAGGCTGATGAAGCAGGAAACGCTGAGTGCGCAAGTGGGATACCGCAGACGGAAAGGCCACTACCATGGCAAGCCTGCGGTGGTGGCGCAGAATGTGTTGCAACGCGAGTTTGATGTCACAGAACCGAATCGGGTTTGGGTCACCGATATAACTTACATCAAAACCCATGAAGGCTTTCTGTATCTGGCGGTCGTACTGGACTTGTTCTCGCGTCAGGTTGTTGGTTGGTCGATGCAGCCGAGAATGGATGCGGATGTGGTGCTCAAAGCGTTACTAATGGCGATCTGGCGCAGAAAACCCAAGCAGGAAGTCCTTGTTCATTCCGACCAAGGCAGCCAGTTTACTGGCTACGAATGGCAAGGCTTTTTAAAAGAACACAACCTCAAAGCCAGTATGAGTCGTCGCGGTAATTGCCATGACAATGCGTGTGCAGAAAGCTTTTTCCAGTTGTTAAAGCGAGAGCGGGTCAGGCGAAAAGTGTATGTAACCAGAGAAGAAGCGAAGTCGGATATCTTTAATTACATCGAAATGTTCTATAACATCAAACGCAAACATGGGTACAGTGGTGATCTGCCTCCTGCTGTATTTGAAAAGCAGTACTTTATGAGGCAACAAACTGTCTAA
- a CDS encoding glutathione peroxidase, producing the protein MKTMKKMLTAALLLSASGVAFANSCGEILGHSLPQLRKKETLDLCETYKGKTLLIVNTASKCGFTPQFKSLQSLYEKYKDQGLVVLGFPSDDFMQEHDDAEKTAEVCYINYGVTFPMFATSAVRGDDVNPVFKALIAKTGEKPSWNFNKYLVSKDEQQVKHFGSKVSPDDADFVKEVEALLKAD; encoded by the coding sequence ATGAAAACAATGAAGAAAATGCTGACTGCGGCACTGCTGCTCAGCGCAAGCGGCGTCGCTTTTGCCAATAGCTGTGGCGAAATTTTGGGCCATTCCCTGCCGCAGTTACGTAAAAAGGAAACGCTGGATTTATGTGAAACCTACAAAGGCAAAACCTTACTGATTGTAAATACCGCCAGTAAATGTGGTTTTACGCCTCAGTTTAAATCTCTGCAATCTTTATACGAAAAGTACAAAGATCAGGGGCTAGTGGTGCTGGGGTTCCCATCTGATGATTTTATGCAAGAACATGACGACGCGGAAAAAACGGCTGAAGTTTGTTACATCAACTACGGTGTAACTTTCCCCATGTTTGCCACCAGCGCTGTGCGTGGTGATGACGTGAACCCGGTATTTAAAGCCTTAATCGCCAAAACTGGTGAAAAGCCGTCCTGGAATTTCAACAAGTATCTGGTTAGTAAGGACGAGCAGCAGGTTAAGCACTTTGGCAGTAAGGTGTCACCAGATGATGCTGATTTTGTTAAAGAAGTGGAAGCTTTATTAAAAGCTGACTAA
- a CDS encoding TIGR03503 family protein has product MAKLIHILLLCFSLQLMAQEATTTEATATAELEDQTGLSLLPDLPAKNQIPLFDNRFRIDYEVEEITMVFFRKRGSASVILVKPDGSKVNVINADDQDIQWYDDKTYDLIKIKKPTPGPWQALGQILPESKIMVLTDIELKVDPLPDHLMTGETIKVTATLTNGGKPIVAKDFRDLLRLDVLFISSNNAEYENFGAGVIELTTLADDGRNFDEKPRDGIFTGEFRLDMKPGQWQPKFVVKTPLYTREVVQEPVILHKSPISYDIAQATKAEDLHWLTFKVTDPMLNPNSVALQGKVRFPNNEVQSFTLGESAEVDKKLKIVNYASGTYKVDSTLFAQTVAGRDVVITLPQASFVAEVVEPEPVAPVATDGGDATPAAPVEPVVQEETSFPWVLVILSNIFILGGGGFAIWMVATDRSFKTLFARKNNSMDLDSLAMPGAAEAKMNNAAQKNAKKNDIMELSLPDD; this is encoded by the coding sequence GTGGCGAAATTAATTCATATCCTGTTGTTATGTTTTAGCCTGCAGTTGATGGCGCAGGAAGCCACTACTACAGAAGCTACGGCGACAGCAGAGTTGGAAGACCAAACAGGCTTAAGTCTGTTGCCTGATTTACCAGCAAAAAACCAAATTCCCTTGTTTGATAACAGATTCCGCATCGATTATGAAGTGGAAGAAATTACTATGGTGTTTTTCCGTAAACGCGGTTCGGCTTCGGTCATTTTAGTCAAACCTGATGGCAGCAAAGTGAATGTCATTAATGCCGATGATCAGGATATTCAATGGTATGACGATAAAACCTACGATTTGATCAAAATTAAAAAACCGACACCTGGTCCCTGGCAGGCGCTAGGACAAATTCTGCCAGAAAGCAAAATTATGGTGCTGACAGACATAGAGTTAAAAGTGGATCCTTTGCCTGATCACTTAATGACAGGCGAAACCATTAAAGTCACAGCGACCCTGACCAATGGCGGTAAGCCAATAGTTGCAAAAGACTTTCGGGATTTATTGCGCCTTGATGTGCTTTTTATCAGCAGCAATAATGCTGAGTATGAGAATTTTGGTGCTGGTGTGATCGAGCTCACTACTTTAGCGGATGACGGCCGTAATTTTGATGAAAAGCCACGAGATGGTATTTTTACCGGCGAATTCAGGCTGGATATGAAACCAGGGCAGTGGCAACCCAAGTTTGTTGTGAAGACGCCGCTATACACCCGGGAAGTAGTTCAGGAACCTGTAATTCTGCACAAAAGCCCTATCAGTTATGATATAGCTCAGGCAACCAAAGCTGAAGATTTGCATTGGCTGACTTTTAAAGTGACAGATCCGATGCTCAACCCAAATTCTGTCGCTTTACAAGGCAAAGTGCGCTTTCCAAATAACGAAGTGCAGAGTTTTACCTTGGGTGAAAGTGCTGAAGTGGATAAAAAGCTGAAAATTGTTAATTATGCCAGTGGCACTTATAAAGTAGACAGTACCTTGTTTGCTCAGACAGTTGCTGGGCGTGATGTCGTTATTACTTTGCCTCAGGCGTCTTTTGTTGCTGAAGTGGTTGAGCCAGAACCTGTGGCACCAGTTGCTACCGACGGAGGCGATGCTACCCCAGCTGCTCCTGTTGAACCTGTAGTGCAAGAAGAAACGTCTTTCCCTTGGGTTTTAGTGATCCTGAGTAACATTTTTATTTTGGGTGGTGGTGGTTTTGCGATCTGGATGGTGGCCACTGATCGTTCTTTTAAGACTTTGTTTGCGAGAAAGAACAACTCAATGGATTTGGATTCTCTTGCTATGCCTGGGGCTGCTGAAGCAAAAATGAACAACGCGGCACAAAAAAACGCCAAGAAGAACGACATTATGGAACTTTCTTTACCGGATGATTAA
- a CDS encoding sulfite exporter TauE/SafE family protein, whose protein sequence is MSALVLISALIIGLSVGLLGSGGSILTVPVLVHLVQLPEKVAIVSSLGVVAQISFIALLPYLWRRHLDFSLFKRFAVPAFFGTLLGVALAQWLHSSVQLLILAVLMLGSAANMWRKTIWQWQIQSPWLLAALAMSLGMLTGLVGVGGGFLIVPLLLAVTVIPMSGAIACSLALIFLQSSTGFISHYWLMSVQGQTLPLELIGWLGLIGACGSLFGIILSAYIPQLWVRKTFSALLVGTAVSLLWPIIR, encoded by the coding sequence ATGTCGGCTCTGGTACTGATTTCAGCCTTAATTATCGGCTTAAGTGTGGGATTATTAGGTTCAGGCGGTTCAATTCTGACCGTGCCTGTGCTGGTGCATTTAGTGCAGCTGCCGGAAAAAGTGGCCATAGTCTCGTCTTTGGGTGTGGTGGCTCAAATCAGCTTTATCGCTTTATTGCCTTATCTGTGGCGTCGTCATCTCGATTTTTCCTTATTTAAGCGTTTTGCGGTTCCGGCTTTTTTTGGCACTTTACTGGGTGTTGCTTTAGCTCAATGGCTGCATTCTTCTGTGCAACTGCTGATCCTGGCAGTTTTGATGTTAGGCAGTGCGGCTAATATGTGGCGTAAGACCATTTGGCAGTGGCAGATCCAGTCGCCCTGGCTATTGGCTGCTCTGGCGATGTCTTTAGGTATGTTAACTGGTTTGGTGGGGGTTGGCGGTGGCTTTTTAATAGTGCCGTTATTGCTGGCAGTCACTGTGATCCCGATGTCCGGAGCTATAGCCTGTAGCCTGGCGCTTATTTTTTTGCAAAGCAGCACAGGTTTTATCAGTCACTATTGGCTAATGTCGGTGCAAGGTCAGACTTTACCGCTGGAGCTGATTGGCTGGTTGGGCTTGATAGGTGCTTGTGGCAGTCTTTTTGGCATTATTTTGTCCGCTTACATTCCACAGCTCTGGGTGCGGAAAACCTTTTCCGCACTGTTGGTTGGTACAGCAGTTTCGCTGCTTTGGCCAATCATCCGCTGA
- a CDS encoding acetyl-CoA C-acetyltransferase has protein sequence MRVAIIAAQRSAIGSFGGAFAQLTAVELGSQLLRKMLEKIPGLVSEIDEVIIGQVLTAGCGQNPARQTALRAGLSQQVPATTVNKVCGSGLKAVQLGMQAIANGDAELVVAGGQEVMSQAAHVLPQSRKGIKMGNWQLVDSMLSDGLTDALGGYHMGITAENIAQQWQISREQQDQYALVSQQKAARAQQQGAFSAEIIPLEVPLSKGKSQLIETDEQIRPDSSLEKLSTLRPVFKTEGTVTAGNASSINDGAAFVILASEQKAKRLGLPILGYVVATASAGVAPELMGSGPIAASHKVLAKANWQMAEVDLIEANEAFAAQALCVSQDLQLEPAKVNIHGGAIALGHPIGASGCRILVTLLHAMHQQQADKGLATLCIGGGMGIAMLVSRT, from the coding sequence ATGAGGGTCGCTATAATTGCAGCACAGCGCAGCGCTATTGGTAGCTTTGGCGGCGCCTTCGCTCAGCTCACTGCAGTCGAGCTTGGTAGCCAACTGTTGCGCAAGATGCTGGAGAAAATCCCTGGTCTCGTGAGCGAAATCGACGAAGTAATTATCGGCCAGGTACTTACCGCTGGGTGTGGACAAAATCCAGCCAGACAAACAGCATTGCGCGCTGGCTTGTCGCAACAGGTACCGGCGACGACTGTTAACAAAGTCTGTGGTTCTGGCTTAAAAGCTGTGCAATTGGGCATGCAAGCCATAGCAAATGGAGACGCCGAACTAGTTGTAGCTGGTGGGCAGGAAGTGATGAGCCAGGCTGCACATGTGCTACCCCAAAGCCGCAAAGGCATCAAAATGGGCAACTGGCAGTTGGTCGACTCCATGCTTAGCGACGGTTTGACCGATGCTCTGGGTGGTTATCACATGGGGATCACTGCCGAAAATATTGCTCAGCAGTGGCAGATTAGTCGCGAGCAACAAGATCAGTATGCGTTAGTTTCGCAGCAAAAAGCCGCCCGCGCACAACAACAAGGGGCATTTTCAGCGGAAATTATTCCGCTTGAAGTTCCCTTGTCTAAAGGAAAAAGCCAGCTGATTGAAACGGATGAACAGATACGGCCTGACAGCAGCCTGGAGAAACTCAGTACTTTGCGCCCTGTCTTTAAAACAGAGGGAACAGTTACCGCAGGAAATGCTTCAAGTATAAATGACGGTGCTGCCTTTGTTATTCTGGCCAGTGAACAAAAAGCAAAGCGGCTTGGCCTGCCTATATTGGGTTATGTAGTAGCGACAGCCAGCGCTGGCGTAGCTCCGGAATTGATGGGTAGCGGTCCTATAGCCGCCAGCCATAAAGTACTGGCAAAAGCGAATTGGCAGATGGCTGAGGTCGATTTAATAGAAGCCAATGAAGCTTTTGCTGCTCAGGCATTATGCGTTAGTCAGGATTTGCAACTTGAACCGGCCAAAGTAAACATTCATGGTGGAGCCATTGCTTTGGGACATCCTATTGGAGCCTCTGGCTGCCGTATTTTAGTGACACTATTGCATGCTATGCACCAGCAACAAGCCGATAAAGGTTTAGCCACTTTATGTATAGGTGGCGGTATGGGAATAGCAATGTTGGTCAGCCGGACTTAA
- a CDS encoding C-glycoside deglycosidase beta subunit domain-containing protein, with product MLDTNVIQSRGCSAVTLADGRPGLQFKVRNPNYRGIQASLLIGVDVWINGNKYPREVVLVTLQDKVYSHNELQTTVTGRWQLDEMATITVPLEKVATAGVYQIDVTINIRRPYIPVPYCDSPFSSSAKLVVLPNHAISGPQLGVSTYSFTNDIYTAHHRFRSK from the coding sequence ATGTTAGACACAAACGTAATCCAATCTCGCGGCTGCTCAGCTGTAACACTTGCAGACGGTAGACCCGGCCTGCAATTTAAAGTCAGAAATCCAAACTACCGAGGCATTCAGGCAAGCTTACTTATCGGAGTTGATGTTTGGATCAATGGCAATAAATACCCCAGAGAAGTGGTGTTGGTCACCTTACAAGACAAGGTTTACAGCCACAACGAGCTACAAACTACAGTAACGGGTCGCTGGCAGCTTGATGAAATGGCGACCATTACGGTGCCATTAGAAAAAGTGGCAACAGCAGGTGTTTACCAGATTGATGTAACGATAAATATCAGACGCCCTTATATCCCTGTTCCGTATTGCGACTCTCCTTTTAGTTCTTCCGCCAAACTCGTAGTATTACCAAACCATGCCATCTCAGGCCCTCAGTTAGGGGTCTCGACCTACAGCTTTACCAACGATATCTACACAGCCCACCACCGATTTCGAAGTAAATAA
- a CDS encoding cupin domain-containing protein yields the protein MSIQKVQIADKLSLFSDHWAPRVIAEMNHDQFKLVKFLGSFVWHQHEDTDETFLVLHGSMCIEFSDQTIELQAGELLVVPKGVQHRPYADQECHVMLIEPKGIINTGETGHELTAANNVWI from the coding sequence ATGTCTATTCAAAAAGTCCAGATTGCCGACAAACTGAGTTTATTTTCTGATCACTGGGCTCCACGGGTGATTGCAGAAATGAACCATGATCAGTTTAAACTGGTGAAATTTCTTGGCAGTTTTGTCTGGCATCAGCATGAGGATACCGACGAGACCTTTTTGGTGCTGCATGGATCTATGTGCATTGAGTTCAGTGATCAAACTATCGAGTTGCAGGCAGGAGAGTTACTAGTGGTGCCGAAAGGAGTGCAACACAGGCCTTATGCAGATCAAGAATGCCATGTCATGTTAATCGAACCTAAAGGCATCATTAATACAGGTGAGACTGGTCATGAACTGACAGCGGCAAATAACGTTTGGATCTGA
- a CDS encoding LysR family transcriptional regulator translates to MRDLEISLLRCFSLVARLGNMTEASRLLHLSQGAVSLQIKKLEQQLDTLLFNRSKKGLELTRRGEHLFALAQNLLQQHDQLCAEFNGIRLSGTVHIGLPPDLVRAWLPKIYLLLQQEFPQLDVQVKAAGSIVLKQEVDRGVLDLALVEIATDQVLSGALLRVEPLVWIGARFGKARLMEPLPVSFVHEDCVFKAAIRQQLAFHHHDYKVVLENGHLETTLTAVRADMAVTAQLRSTITDEFQIIDELPPLPDFAIHLYSGDRPLRAAALVLADTLVKLLGKSSLYQN, encoded by the coding sequence ATGCGAGATCTGGAAATTAGTTTGCTTCGTTGCTTTTCGCTGGTTGCCCGCTTAGGAAATATGACGGAAGCATCGCGGTTATTACATCTGAGTCAGGGGGCTGTCAGCCTGCAAATTAAAAAGTTAGAACAGCAACTGGACACTCTGTTGTTTAACAGAAGTAAAAAAGGACTGGAACTAACTCGCCGAGGAGAACACTTATTTGCGCTGGCGCAAAACCTATTACAACAGCATGATCAACTTTGTGCCGAATTTAACGGGATACGACTGAGCGGTACTGTGCATATAGGTCTACCTCCTGATTTAGTCAGAGCTTGGTTACCCAAAATTTATCTGCTTCTGCAGCAGGAGTTTCCTCAACTTGATGTTCAGGTAAAGGCTGCTGGATCAATTGTATTGAAGCAGGAAGTCGATCGTGGTGTATTAGATCTGGCACTGGTGGAAATTGCCACCGATCAGGTGCTATCAGGAGCATTGCTCCGTGTTGAACCATTAGTTTGGATTGGTGCGCGTTTTGGTAAAGCCCGATTGATGGAGCCTTTACCGGTGTCATTTGTGCACGAGGACTGTGTATTTAAAGCCGCAATTCGACAGCAACTGGCTTTTCATCATCATGATTATAAAGTCGTGCTTGAAAACGGCCATCTTGAAACAACATTGACGGCAGTACGGGCAGATATGGCAGTAACGGCTCAACTGCGCTCTACAATCACGGACGAATTTCAAATAATTGATGAGCTTCCTCCCTTACCTGATTTTGCCATTCATCTCTACAGTGGCGATCGTCCGCTGCGCGCTGCAGCGTTAGTGTTGGCGGATACTCTGGTGAAATTGCTTGGCAAGAGTAGTCTGTACCAGAACTAA